The following are from one region of the Paenalkalicoccus suaedae genome:
- a CDS encoding STAS domain-containing protein, giving the protein MVNPLISSIGEALQHSKETIAHDIYQSFRTKHDVQFSKIPQDSFLKKLEAYVEILGSELKEHATEDTNLAAREWGKEFGNHAASLGLSAEKAMLVVPILRRTLYEIIRAEFGREVHDVKDYYEIADAIDPILDRTIYAFTQEYVEENEKSLAQVQAEVMELSVPVVPLTQEVAILPIIGTINSTRSQLLLTQALDRGRELKLSHLIVDLSGVHVMDTYVAQNLFNLHDALKVVGIKAIFSGLRPSLAQTLVHLGISFEHVAVVSNLKQALKMADLSLS; this is encoded by the coding sequence ATGGTTAATCCGCTTATCTCTTCTATTGGAGAGGCGCTTCAACATTCAAAGGAGACGATTGCCCATGATATTTATCAATCGTTTCGTACGAAGCACGATGTTCAATTTTCTAAAATACCGCAGGATAGTTTTTTAAAGAAATTAGAGGCATATGTAGAGATTTTGGGCAGTGAACTCAAAGAGCATGCAACGGAAGATACAAATCTCGCAGCTCGTGAGTGGGGCAAGGAATTTGGTAATCACGCAGCAAGTCTAGGCTTGTCAGCTGAAAAAGCGATGCTAGTTGTACCAATTCTACGAAGAACTCTCTATGAAATCATTCGAGCAGAATTTGGTCGCGAAGTGCATGATGTGAAAGATTACTATGAAATTGCTGATGCGATTGATCCTATTTTAGATCGGACCATCTATGCGTTTACACAAGAGTATGTAGAGGAGAATGAGAAGAGCTTAGCGCAGGTTCAGGCTGAAGTAATGGAGCTATCCGTCCCAGTAGTACCTTTAACACAAGAGGTGGCGATCCTACCTATTATTGGTACCATTAACTCCACTAGGTCACAGCTGTTGCTCACGCAAGCATTAGATCGTGGAAGGGAGCTCAAACTCTCCCACTTAATTGTTGATTTATCTGGCGTGCATGTGATGGATACGTATGTGGCACAAAACTTATTTAACTTGCACGATGCGTTAAAAGTAGTTGGAATCAAAGCTATTTTTTCTGGGCTTCGACCATCACTAGCTCAAACTCTCGTTCATCTAGGAATCTCATTTGAGCATGTAGCAGTAGTTAGTAATTTAAAGCAAGCATTAAAAATGGCAGATCTATCACTCTCCTAA
- a CDS encoding GNAT family N-acetyltransferase, whose product MITLSPFTKEHVDPLMTWINATDEEFMITWSGTTFTFPLTHDQLDRYIGEKTSRLFACSTEDDGLIGHLALRYINPLTRSARIGKVLINDAHRGKGYGKKMIEQALHVAFKELDLVKVTLGVFDNNPKAKLLYERLGFKVTEIKENHVVVGETSLTLYEMAILKEQWLYSREIPVNNG is encoded by the coding sequence ATGATAACATTATCGCCATTCACAAAAGAACATGTTGATCCTCTAATGACTTGGATCAATGCTACTGACGAGGAGTTCATGATAACTTGGTCTGGCACAACCTTCACCTTTCCCCTCACACACGACCAGCTAGATCGTTATATAGGAGAAAAAACGAGTAGACTCTTTGCGTGTTCAACGGAAGACGACGGTCTTATTGGACATCTCGCGTTGAGGTACATAAACCCGCTTACTCGATCAGCTCGCATTGGTAAAGTACTGATTAACGATGCACATCGTGGTAAAGGCTACGGTAAAAAGATGATCGAGCAAGCACTTCACGTTGCCTTTAAAGAGTTAGATTTGGTGAAAGTGACGTTAGGTGTTTTTGATAATAATCCAAAAGCTAAGCTATTATATGAGCGCTTGGGCTTTAAGGTGACGGAGATAAAAGAGAATCACGTGGTAGTTGGAGAGACATCCCTTACCCTCTATGAAATGGCAATTCTCAAAGAACAGTGGCTATATTCACGCGAAATACCTGTTAATAATGGTTAA
- a CDS encoding DUF2294 domain-containing protein, which translates to MNPSKGQLEMQFSARVTQWEKEYLGRGSLSCKCDLLRDMAIVTLNGVLTPAEYHLAKEVSGREQLKKFRNDLVESGRPQLEAMVEETFKRKLTSLHTDISTKTGERLLVFKFDAPWNAE; encoded by the coding sequence ATGAATCCATCTAAAGGTCAGCTAGAAATGCAGTTTAGCGCTCGCGTTACTCAATGGGAAAAAGAATATTTAGGGCGAGGCTCTCTCTCCTGTAAATGTGATCTGCTACGAGATATGGCAATCGTCACATTAAACGGAGTCTTAACCCCAGCGGAATATCACCTTGCCAAAGAGGTCTCCGGCAGAGAGCAATTAAAGAAATTTAGAAATGATCTCGTAGAATCTGGACGCCCTCAGCTAGAAGCTATGGTTGAAGAGACATTTAAAAGAAAACTGACCTCGCTACACACGGATATAAGCACAAAAACCGGCGAGCGACTCCTCGTTTTTAAATTCGATGCACCTTGGAACGCAGAATAA
- the map gene encoding type I methionyl aminopeptidase, whose product MIQRKSEREIELMKESGRLVASLHKKIATMIKPGVTTLEIDRFVEDSLKKVGAKPAQKGYQGYAFATCASINDEICHGFPRKGKLVEGDIVTIDFVVDYNGGLADSAWTYEVGSVTDEVKKLNQATKEALYKGIEQAVAGNRIGDIGAAIQSYIDPLGYGIVRDFAGHGIGPTIHESPNIPHYGQPSRGARLKEGMAITIEPMINIGEWQSSMDSNGWTARTQDGSLSSQYEHTLIVTDGKPIITTDQDRDDLFDL is encoded by the coding sequence ATGATTCAGAGAAAGTCTGAACGTGAAATAGAGTTAATGAAGGAATCTGGTCGTTTAGTCGCAAGCTTACACAAAAAGATTGCGACGATGATTAAACCAGGAGTTACAACACTTGAGATTGATCGATTTGTAGAGGATTCCTTAAAGAAAGTAGGCGCGAAGCCTGCGCAAAAAGGATATCAAGGCTATGCATTCGCAACATGTGCGTCTATTAATGATGAGATTTGCCATGGTTTCCCCCGAAAAGGCAAGCTAGTAGAGGGCGATATTGTGACGATTGATTTTGTCGTTGATTATAATGGGGGGCTCGCTGACTCTGCGTGGACGTATGAGGTTGGTAGCGTAACAGATGAGGTGAAGAAGCTGAATCAGGCGACGAAAGAGGCGCTTTATAAAGGAATTGAGCAGGCTGTTGCCGGTAACCGTATCGGAGATATTGGGGCGGCAATTCAATCCTATATTGATCCACTTGGATATGGGATCGTGCGTGATTTTGCTGGACACGGGATCGGACCGACGATTCATGAGTCGCCTAATATTCCACACTATGGGCAGCCTAGCCGCGGCGCAAGGCTGAAGGAGGGCATGGCCATTACGATTGAGCCGATGATCAATATTGGCGAGTGGCAATCCTCGATGGACAGCAACGGCTGGACCGCTCGTACCCAAGACGGTTCGCTTTCTTCTCAATACGAGCACACGCTCATTGTTACAGACGGCAAACCAATCATCACAACCGATCAAGACCGTGATGACCTGTTTGATCTATAA
- a CDS encoding alpha/beta hydrolase, protein MAGHIPVEPLYAPKPKRPFRWLVRLLVFLVVMLTIVILGISVYVGLNMTRTDTKPLMGTPEDVDLPYEDMSYFSADGETSLSGWLIEPESDATATIIMSHGYRGNREEENVGFLSLANEFREEGYRVILYDFRNAGDSAGSITTIGDMEQDDLAGTVEWANERFDDPVILYGISMGAATTLGYAGREDSEDIASIVVDSPFSSLRSYLETNMSVWTNLPDFPFTPIILYTAPLYTGIDVDRLEPIEAVNSIYPTPILFIHSIDDPLIPYTESERMHALHPDAFDIWLPEGPDHVQTYPDMPEEYLERVLPFIEDALAN, encoded by the coding sequence TTGGCAGGACACATACCAGTAGAACCACTTTACGCACCAAAGCCAAAGCGACCATTCAGGTGGCTCGTTAGGCTACTTGTATTTTTAGTAGTCATGCTCACAATCGTGATATTAGGAATATCCGTTTATGTTGGACTTAACATGACACGAACGGACACAAAACCTCTCATGGGGACTCCAGAGGATGTTGATCTCCCTTATGAAGATATGTCCTATTTTAGCGCTGACGGTGAAACATCATTAAGCGGCTGGCTTATTGAACCAGAGTCCGATGCTACGGCTACTATTATCATGAGCCATGGTTATAGGGGCAATCGTGAGGAAGAAAACGTCGGCTTTCTATCATTAGCGAATGAATTTAGAGAGGAAGGCTATCGCGTTATTCTCTATGATTTTCGTAACGCAGGCGATTCAGCAGGATCTATCACGACAATTGGAGACATGGAGCAGGACGATTTAGCCGGCACAGTCGAATGGGCAAATGAACGATTCGATGATCCAGTTATCCTTTACGGTATATCAATGGGAGCCGCAACGACATTAGGCTACGCTGGGCGCGAAGATAGCGAAGATATTGCTAGCATCGTTGTAGATAGTCCATTCAGTAGCTTACGTAGCTATTTAGAAACGAATATGTCCGTTTGGACGAATCTACCTGACTTTCCTTTCACGCCAATCATTCTTTATACAGCACCATTGTATACAGGTATAGATGTAGACCGACTCGAACCTATAGAAGCAGTTAACAGCATCTATCCAACGCCAATTCTGTTTATCCATAGCATCGACGATCCACTCATTCCATACACAGAAAGCGAGCGGATGCATGCCCTGCATCCAGATGCCTTTGACATTTGGTTACCAGAAGGTCCAGATCATGTCCAGACCTATCCAGACATGCCAGAGGAGTATTTAGAACGCGTTCTCCCATTTATAGAAGATGCACTTGCTAATTAA
- a CDS encoding pseudouridine-5'-phosphate glycosidase, translated as MEKYVKYSEEVKQAMEAGKPIVALESTIISHGMPYPQNVEMATTVERIIRDNGAVPATIAIMDGNILIGLSEEELERLATAKDVKKVSRRDLASVVADGSIGATTVAATMICAEIANIAVFVTGGIGGVHRGAETTMDISADLQELAQTNVAVVCAGAKSILDIGLTLEYLETNGVPVIGYQSEAFPAFYNRDSGFGVDIHATDAEAVASTMKVKWDLELDGGIVVANPVPEESELKKEYMDGILEQALREADEQGVKGKDTTPFLLARLKEISEGETLKTNIALVYHNAKVGAEIAVAYNRK; from the coding sequence ATGGAGAAATACGTCAAATATTCAGAAGAAGTAAAGCAGGCAATGGAGGCTGGCAAGCCAATCGTCGCGTTAGAATCAACGATTATCTCACACGGGATGCCGTACCCACAAAACGTGGAGATGGCAACGACAGTTGAGCGAATCATTCGGGACAACGGCGCAGTTCCTGCCACGATTGCGATTATGGATGGCAACATTTTAATCGGCTTATCTGAAGAGGAGCTTGAGAGATTGGCTACGGCTAAAGATGTGAAAAAGGTAAGTAGACGCGACTTAGCGTCTGTAGTAGCTGATGGGTCAATCGGCGCAACAACGGTTGCTGCAACAATGATTTGCGCGGAGATCGCAAACATTGCGGTATTTGTAACGGGTGGTATCGGTGGCGTGCACCGCGGTGCGGAGACTACGATGGACATTTCGGCTGATCTGCAGGAGCTTGCTCAGACAAATGTTGCTGTCGTGTGTGCCGGTGCAAAGTCAATTTTAGATATTGGCCTAACCCTTGAGTATTTAGAAACAAATGGTGTACCTGTAATCGGCTATCAGTCGGAGGCATTCCCTGCGTTTTATAACAGAGACAGCGGTTTTGGAGTAGACATTCATGCAACGGATGCTGAGGCTGTAGCTTCAACGATGAAAGTGAAGTGGGATCTTGAGCTTGATGGAGGTATTGTTGTTGCGAATCCTGTACCTGAGGAGAGTGAGCTCAAGAAAGAATACATGGATGGTATTCTAGAACAAGCACTTCGTGAAGCGGATGAGCAAGGGGTAAAGGGAAAAGATACAACACCATTTTTACTTGCTAGATTAAAAGAAATCAGTGAAGGGGAGACGTTAAAGACGAATATCGCACTCGTCTACCACAATGCGAAAGTTGGCGCAGAAATCGCTGTTGCTTATAATAGAAAGTAA
- a CDS encoding carbohydrate kinase: MNKKETQLLALIQQNPYISQQELADQLDLSRSAVAGYISNLMKDGVILGKAYVLNKLPTVLCIGGANLDRKLHVKGAFQWEDSNPVFGTESYGGVARNIAENLAKLQVETALFTTIGMESSGQEMLRSLKNVDTSASIHVAGRNTGTYTAVLNEQNELMFALAEMDIYDTLTLAMVKQHQHKLRQASIIVMDTNFSKEVLEEVVKQKQANQQLVIVPVSAKKMDRLPDSLHGITTMILNRTELQTISEGNSLEEHAYHLREQGVENVIVTLGREGVAYFSANESGTLEAIEVDVVDVTGAGDAFSSGVVFEMLRQSSLEAACRAGLMVASETLKTDTTVADHITRELLEGVEE, from the coding sequence GTGAATAAGAAGGAAACACAGCTATTGGCACTGATACAACAAAACCCATATATTTCTCAGCAAGAGCTCGCAGATCAGCTAGATTTGTCGAGATCTGCCGTAGCTGGATACATCTCTAATTTAATGAAGGACGGGGTTATTTTAGGAAAAGCATACGTCCTCAATAAATTACCAACAGTCCTTTGTATTGGAGGAGCTAACTTAGATAGAAAGCTTCATGTGAAAGGCGCATTTCAGTGGGAGGACTCTAACCCTGTTTTTGGCACAGAAAGCTATGGGGGAGTTGCTCGTAATATTGCAGAAAACTTAGCTAAGCTACAAGTAGAGACGGCTTTATTTACGACGATTGGTATGGAAAGTAGCGGTCAGGAAATGCTGCGGTCTTTGAAGAATGTCGATACGTCTGCTTCTATTCATGTTGCTGGTCGAAACACTGGTACTTACACAGCCGTGTTAAATGAACAAAATGAGCTTATGTTTGCGCTCGCTGAAATGGATATTTACGATACGCTGACGCTCGCGATGGTAAAGCAACATCAGCATAAGCTGCGGCAGGCTTCTATTATTGTCATGGATACAAACTTTTCGAAAGAGGTTTTAGAAGAGGTAGTGAAGCAAAAACAAGCGAACCAACAACTCGTTATCGTGCCGGTATCCGCTAAAAAAATGGATCGATTGCCGGATAGCTTGCATGGCATTACAACGATGATTTTAAATCGTACAGAGCTTCAAACGATCTCGGAAGGCAACTCGTTAGAGGAGCACGCATATCACTTACGCGAGCAAGGTGTAGAAAACGTGATCGTAACATTAGGTCGAGAGGGTGTTGCATACTTTTCTGCCAATGAATCGGGTACGCTCGAAGCTATTGAGGTAGATGTTGTGGACGTGACAGGAGCGGGCGACGCGTTTAGCTCAGGAGTCGTGTTTGAAATGCTACGTCAGTCGTCGCTTGAGGCAGCATGTCGAGCTGGACTAATGGTTGCTAGTGAGACATTAAAAACGGACACAACAGTTGCAGACCACATTACAAGAGAGCTATTAGAAGGGGTGGAAGAATGA
- a CDS encoding phasin family protein — protein sequence MRKVLKTGFLLGLGAAATSKEKVSHYVDDLVSKGKVKPDKADALYAQLLTKGTEKEEELSRRSKERIRMLLEDMHLVSRDEHAELLEKVDTLERRVLALEQELAAKEAPVDSNDHLS from the coding sequence ATGAGAAAAGTACTAAAAACAGGTTTCCTATTAGGATTAGGTGCAGCAGCAACAAGTAAGGAAAAGGTTAGTCATTACGTTGATGATCTTGTATCTAAAGGGAAAGTAAAACCAGATAAAGCAGACGCACTTTATGCACAATTACTTACAAAAGGTACGGAGAAAGAAGAGGAGCTAAGCCGACGTTCAAAGGAGCGCATTCGTATGTTGTTAGAAGACATGCACCTTGTGTCTCGAGATGAGCATGCGGAGCTACTAGAGAAGGTTGATACGCTTGAAAGACGAGTGCTGGCTTTAGAGCAGGAGCTTGCAGCGAAAGAAGCTCCCGTAGACTCAAACGATCATTTGTCATAA
- a CDS encoding GNAT family N-acetyltransferase, which produces MQFKEYSHAKDVLARVGPMLEKREVQHNLPLGVLRQLERERDPDCFLAVGERDGEPVSVMIQTPPRKLIICGKQDAMKETAEWMYQVKPDLNGVIGCSDSAEAFTRAWTEISGAASEPVRRQVIFRLDKVKEFDRPQGKLTYANEDDFELVMSWTEEFALGSMRASDLERLEETVMQEIKHNQVFLWRDQYCTPVSMAKRARELTNGIVVNYVYTPEEYERQGFATACVGALSERLLKEGYRFCSVNTNDDHEASQSVYKKLGYEPVGSAIEFSYTTSVT; this is translated from the coding sequence ATGCAATTCAAGGAATATTCACATGCAAAAGATGTGTTAGCGCGAGTTGGGCCAATGCTCGAAAAGCGTGAGGTGCAGCACAATCTGCCCCTTGGTGTCCTTCGCCAGTTAGAACGTGAACGAGATCCAGATTGTTTTTTGGCTGTAGGAGAACGTGATGGTGAACCTGTATCTGTCATGATCCAGACACCTCCAAGAAAGCTCATTATATGTGGGAAACAAGATGCAATGAAAGAGACGGCAGAATGGATGTATCAAGTTAAACCAGATTTGAATGGAGTGATCGGATGCTCCGACAGTGCTGAAGCATTTACTCGTGCCTGGACGGAAATTTCTGGCGCGGCTTCAGAGCCGGTGAGACGTCAAGTTATCTTTCGTCTAGATAAGGTGAAGGAGTTTGACCGACCACAAGGGAAGCTGACGTATGCAAATGAAGATGACTTTGAGCTTGTCATGTCTTGGACGGAGGAGTTTGCTCTTGGATCAATGCGAGCATCTGACCTCGAACGTTTAGAAGAGACCGTTATGCAGGAGATTAAACATAATCAGGTTTTCCTATGGCGAGACCAATACTGCACGCCAGTTTCAATGGCGAAGCGCGCCCGTGAGCTCACAAATGGCATCGTCGTAAACTATGTTTATACGCCAGAGGAGTACGAGCGTCAAGGTTTCGCAACGGCATGTGTAGGCGCACTTTCAGAGCGACTGCTTAAAGAAGGATATCGCTTTTGTAGCGTTAACACAAATGATGACCATGAGGCATCCCAATCTGTTTATAAAAAGCTAGGCTATGAGCCAGTCGGTTCGGCAATAGAATTTAGCTATACAACATCTGTTACGTGA
- a CDS encoding CAP domain-containing protein → MLKKLLASVATIFVLSIFFAVAASAQTHTVERGETLWQISQKYNVSLQELVRNNQSLTNPNVIYPGQRITVSQPSGQAQAQTQPQTQDQNMSQFEQEVVRLTNIERQKQGLPALRANASLANVARVKSQDMRDRNYFSHQSPTYGSPFDMMRQFQISYQSAGENIAAGQTTPEQVVQGWMNSPGHRANIMSTSFNQIGIGYAQGGSYRHYWTQMFIRN, encoded by the coding sequence ATGCTAAAAAAACTACTGGCATCAGTTGCAACGATTTTTGTTTTATCTATATTCTTCGCGGTAGCAGCAAGTGCCCAAACACATACCGTAGAAAGAGGAGAGACACTTTGGCAAATCTCGCAAAAGTATAATGTCTCCCTACAAGAGTTGGTAAGGAATAATCAGTCGCTCACAAACCCGAACGTTATTTATCCAGGACAACGCATTACCGTATCTCAGCCAAGCGGTCAAGCACAGGCGCAAACGCAACCACAGACTCAAGATCAAAATATGTCACAGTTTGAGCAAGAGGTCGTGCGCCTTACAAACATAGAGAGACAAAAGCAAGGTCTACCTGCGCTTCGCGCGAATGCTAGTCTTGCAAACGTAGCGAGAGTAAAATCACAGGATATGAGAGATCGCAATTATTTTTCTCACCAAAGTCCAACATACGGTAGCCCATTTGATATGATGAGACAATTCCAAATCTCTTATCAGTCAGCTGGTGAAAATATTGCAGCGGGTCAAACGACGCCTGAGCAAGTCGTACAAGGATGGATGAATTCACCTGGTCACCGTGCCAACATTATGAGCACGTCATTTAATCAAATTGGAATTGGATATGCGCAAGGTGGCTCTTATCGTCACTATTGGACGCAAATGTTTATCCGAAATTAA
- a CDS encoding sodium-dependent bicarbonate transport family permease translates to MEMVLFMLTSPPVILFIVGVIAALGNSNIKIPESLSIALNIYLLLAIGIKGGIGLSTVTWADLSGPLTAALTLGILLPLVGYLIGRLLKFQLEERIAMAATFGSVSLVTFAAAAAQLETIGIIYEPYMTTLVVIMEIPGLVVALLLYQSLKQQVVLGIVPQSSVSSVMLESVMSKSILLLLAGLVAGFAAPNPATLEPFFIDLFPGVLLIFLLGLGLKVGSHLHSIKEYGLKLVIAGVLFPIIGGFFGYVAAGLTGLSDGGTILLMALAASGSYIAAPAMLQASVPDVKPSFYLTMALAVTFPFNLLIGIPVFIKIVAG, encoded by the coding sequence ATGGAAATGGTACTATTTATGCTGACAAGCCCACCTGTTATTCTTTTTATCGTGGGAGTGATTGCAGCGCTTGGGAATTCAAATATAAAAATTCCCGAATCCTTAAGTATCGCCCTAAATATCTATTTACTACTCGCAATTGGAATCAAAGGAGGGATTGGGCTATCTACTGTAACGTGGGCGGATTTATCCGGGCCATTAACCGCCGCTCTTACACTAGGCATTTTATTACCGCTTGTTGGCTACTTAATAGGTCGCCTACTAAAATTTCAACTAGAAGAGCGAATTGCTATGGCCGCAACATTCGGTTCTGTATCGTTAGTAACCTTTGCTGCAGCCGCTGCTCAGCTCGAAACGATTGGGATAATCTATGAGCCGTATATGACCACTCTCGTTGTCATTATGGAAATCCCAGGACTTGTTGTGGCTCTGCTTCTTTACCAAAGCTTGAAGCAACAAGTGGTTCTCGGCATCGTTCCCCAGTCATCAGTGAGCTCCGTCATGCTTGAGAGCGTGATGTCAAAAAGTATTCTGCTTTTATTAGCTGGTCTCGTAGCTGGTTTTGCCGCTCCAAATCCAGCTACTCTAGAACCATTTTTTATTGATTTATTCCCTGGAGTCTTACTTATTTTCCTGCTTGGACTTGGGTTAAAAGTTGGTAGTCATCTTCACAGTATTAAAGAATACGGACTTAAATTGGTGATAGCAGGCGTTTTATTTCCTATCATTGGTGGATTCTTTGGATATGTCGCAGCTGGGCTTACGGGGTTATCCGATGGAGGTACGATATTGCTCATGGCTCTAGCTGCAAGTGGCTCCTATATCGCTGCCCCAGCTATGCTTCAGGCATCTGTGCCAGACGTTAAGCCATCCTTTTACTTAACAATGGCTCTAGCAGTCACCTTCCCATTTAATCTGTTAATAGGAATCCCAGTCTTCATAAAAATTGTCGCTGGCTAA
- a CDS encoding ABC1 kinase family protein produces MKYNSLYRIFIIVKMFIKFVLQLYIFNKRHKTWDSPTQEKWEKLLQKQAIEYRKVALKLEGLMIKVGQFLSTRADIMPEIFLKELADLIDQVPPVSSDISLGILEEEWGQDIYNYLEWVSDKPVASASIGEVFQARMRNGQEVAIKIQRHRVASIVQTDFKALRIVLFITDKFTKFGKEIDTKALYREVVSIVGDELDYTKERKNAQSFQQRFSGTDAYYIPQFYEEYCTSKVLVMEWIEGRKVTDISFMKQHGIDRKKTAASVFQFFIDQLLDQGAFHADPHQGNILIKADGTIVILDFGMIGYISRGDSAKIRRMLQGFVLDDYKLVIDQLQELGFLLPNANKYKLEQILRESVDLYLSQDISTMDQKLVEEIFEDLQALVREQPIQLPVEFAFLGRAASIGLGVLTIIDPDIDFIELGKPVVLEWLDEADNSEEDIRLQVLKDSVKPLLSLPRNMNEYLESPKSALRSEERRQFHSFSNQRYLLILTFSGLFTGLSLFMLFISILLAQETLIYGSTGLTVVSISTLFVFLIRHHKWISKNRPH; encoded by the coding sequence ATGAAATACAACTCGCTTTATCGCATCTTTATTATCGTAAAGATGTTCATCAAATTTGTACTCCAGCTATATATTTTTAATAAGCGACACAAGACGTGGGACTCTCCTACCCAAGAAAAGTGGGAGAAGCTCTTACAAAAGCAGGCGATCGAATATCGAAAGGTTGCCTTGAAGCTTGAAGGCTTAATGATAAAAGTCGGGCAATTTTTAAGTACTCGCGCCGACATTATGCCAGAGATCTTTTTAAAAGAGCTTGCAGATTTAATTGACCAAGTTCCCCCAGTCTCCTCCGATATCTCATTAGGAATTTTAGAGGAAGAATGGGGCCAAGACATTTATAACTACTTAGAATGGGTAAGTGATAAACCTGTCGCATCTGCCTCAATTGGGGAAGTCTTTCAGGCACGAATGCGCAATGGTCAGGAGGTTGCTATTAAAATACAGCGCCACCGCGTTGCGTCTATCGTACAGACAGATTTTAAAGCGCTTCGTATTGTTTTATTCATTACCGATAAATTCACGAAGTTTGGTAAAGAGATTGATACGAAAGCTTTGTATCGTGAGGTTGTATCCATCGTTGGGGATGAGCTTGATTATACAAAGGAACGTAAAAATGCTCAAAGCTTTCAGCAACGTTTTTCTGGAACGGATGCTTATTACATCCCGCAGTTTTACGAAGAATACTGTACAAGTAAAGTACTTGTCATGGAATGGATTGAAGGGCGTAAAGTAACAGATATCTCGTTTATGAAGCAACATGGAATTGACCGTAAAAAAACAGCTGCCAGCGTCTTTCAATTTTTCATTGATCAATTACTTGATCAAGGCGCCTTTCACGCTGATCCACACCAAGGCAACATATTAATTAAAGCTGATGGCACCATCGTCATTCTCGATTTTGGCATGATCGGTTATATATCACGCGGCGATTCTGCAAAAATCAGACGAATGCTACAAGGCTTCGTTCTTGATGACTATAAGCTCGTTATCGATCAATTACAGGAGCTCGGCTTTTTATTACCGAATGCGAATAAATATAAGCTTGAACAGATTTTAAGAGAATCCGTCGATTTATACCTTTCTCAAGATATCTCGACCATGGACCAAAAGCTCGTCGAGGAAATCTTCGAGGATTTACAGGCTTTGGTCCGAGAGCAGCCTATTCAACTCCCAGTTGAATTTGCCTTTTTAGGGAGAGCCGCTTCTATTGGTCTAGGGGTGTTAACCATCATTGACCCGGATATTGATTTTATCGAACTTGGCAAACCTGTTGTTCTAGAATGGTTAGATGAAGCAGATAATTCGGAAGAAGATATCAGGCTCCAAGTCTTAAAAGATTCGGTAAAACCACTTCTCTCTCTTCCGCGTAATATGAATGAATACTTAGAATCACCAAAGTCTGCTCTTCGATCAGAAGAAAGACGCCAGTTCCATTCATTTTCTAATCAGCGCTATTTGCTCATCTTAACCTTTAGTGGTCTCTTTACAGGGTTATCGCTGTTTATGCTATTTATCTCTATTCTTCTTGCACAGGAAACACTCATTTACGGCTCAACCGGTTTAACCGTTGTAAGCATAAGCACTTTATTCGTCTTCCTGATTCGTCACCATAAGTGGATCAGTAAAAACAGACCACATTAA